A region of Leclercia adecarboxylata DNA encodes the following proteins:
- a CDS encoding aspartate-semialdehyde dehydrogenase has translation MSEGWNIAILGATGAVGEALLETLAERQFPVGDIYALARNESAGEHLRYEGKSVRVQDAAEFDWTQAQLAFFAAGAEASAAYIEDATNAGCLVIDLSGLFALEPDVPLVVPDVNPFVLADYRNRNIIAVPDSLTSQLLTALKPLIDEGGLSRITVTSLLSVSAHGKKAVDALAGQSAKLLNGIPVDEDDFFGRQLAFNMLPLLPDREGSVREERRIVDEVRKILQDEGLMISANCVQSPVFYGHAQMVSFEAMRPLAAEEARDAFGRGEDIELSEEREFPTQVGDATGNARLSVGCVRNDYGMPEQVQFWSVADNVRFGGALMAVKIAEKLVQEYLY, from the coding sequence ATGTCTGAAGGCTGGAACATTGCCATACTGGGCGCAACGGGCGCCGTGGGCGAAGCCCTGCTCGAAACCCTTGCTGAGCGTCAGTTCCCGGTGGGCGACATCTATGCCCTGGCGCGTAACGAGAGCGCAGGTGAGCATCTGCGTTATGAGGGCAAATCGGTACGCGTTCAGGACGCGGCTGAGTTCGACTGGACCCAGGCGCAGCTGGCCTTTTTCGCGGCCGGGGCTGAAGCCTCCGCGGCCTATATTGAAGACGCCACCAACGCCGGCTGTCTGGTCATCGATTTAAGCGGCCTGTTTGCCCTTGAGCCGGACGTACCGTTGGTCGTGCCGGACGTCAATCCGTTCGTGCTGGCCGACTACCGCAACCGTAACATCATCGCCGTACCGGACAGCCTGACCAGCCAGCTGTTAACCGCTCTGAAGCCGCTGATCGACGAAGGCGGTTTATCCCGCATCACCGTCACCAGCCTGCTGTCGGTCTCCGCCCACGGTAAAAAAGCGGTGGATGCCCTTGCCGGACAGAGCGCGAAGCTGCTGAACGGTATCCCGGTGGACGAAGATGACTTCTTTGGCCGTCAGCTGGCCTTCAACATGCTGCCCCTGCTGCCGGATCGCGAAGGCAGCGTGCGCGAAGAGCGCCGTATCGTCGATGAAGTGCGTAAGATCCTGCAGGACGAAGGGCTGATGATCTCCGCCAACTGCGTGCAGTCGCCGGTGTTCTACGGCCATGCCCAGATGGTGAGCTTTGAAGCCATGCGCCCGCTGGCGGCGGAAGAGGCGCGTGACGCCTTTGGCCGTGGCGAAGATATTGAGCTCTCCGAAGAGCGCGAGTTCCCGACCCAGGTGGGCGACGCCACGGGCAATGCCCGCCTCTCAGTTGGCTGCGTGCGCAACGATTACGGCATGCCGGAGCAGGTTCAGTTCTGGTCGGTAGCCGATAACGTGCGTTTCGGCGGCGCGCTGATGGCGGTTAAAATCGCTGAGAAGCTGGTGCAGGAGTATCTGTACTGA